A stretch of the Enterobacter mori genome encodes the following:
- a CDS encoding ABC transporter permease, with product MTHLYWVALKSIWAKEINRFMRIWVQTLVPPVITMTLYFIIFGNLIGSRIGEMHGFTYMQFIVPGLIMMAVITNAYANVASSFFSAKFQRNIEELLVAPVPTHVIIAGYVGGGVARGLCVGILVTAISLFFVPFQVHSWLFVALTLLLTAILFSLAGLLNAVFAKTFDDISLIPTFVLTPLTYLGGVFYSLSLLPPFWQALSHLNPIVYMISGFRFGFLGITDVPLFTTVAVLVVFIIAFYLLCWYLIQRGRGLRS from the coding sequence ATGACGCATCTTTACTGGGTCGCGCTGAAAAGTATCTGGGCGAAAGAGATCAACCGCTTTATGCGCATCTGGGTGCAAACCCTGGTGCCGCCGGTGATCACCATGACGCTCTATTTCATCATCTTTGGCAACCTGATCGGTTCCCGCATTGGTGAGATGCACGGCTTTACCTACATGCAGTTTATCGTGCCGGGCCTGATCATGATGGCGGTGATCACCAATGCTTATGCCAACGTGGCATCCTCATTCTTTAGCGCTAAGTTCCAGCGCAACATTGAAGAACTGCTGGTGGCGCCGGTGCCAACGCACGTGATCATTGCCGGTTACGTGGGCGGCGGCGTGGCGCGCGGTTTGTGCGTAGGTATTCTGGTGACGGCGATTTCGCTGTTCTTCGTGCCGTTCCAGGTGCACTCGTGGCTGTTTGTGGCGCTGACGCTGCTGCTCACTGCGATCCTGTTCTCGCTGGCCGGATTGCTGAATGCGGTATTCGCTAAGACGTTTGACGACATTAGCCTGATCCCGACCTTCGTGCTGACGCCGCTGACCTATCTTGGCGGGGTGTTTTACTCCCTGTCGCTGCTGCCGCCGTTCTGGCAGGCGCTGTCGCACCTGAACCCGATCGTCTACATGATCAGCGGCTTCCGCTTTGGTTTCCTCGGCATTACCGATGTGCCGCTGTTTACCACGGTGGCGGTGCTGGTGGTGTTCATCATCGCCTTCTACCTGCTGTGCTGGTATCTGATCCAGCGCGGGCGTGGTCTGCGCAGTTAA
- a CDS encoding ABC transporter ATP-binding protein: protein MAIALELEQLKKTYPGGVQALRGIDLKVEAGDFYALLGPNGAGKSTTIGIISSLVNKTSGRVSVFGYDLQKDVVNAKRQLGLVPQEFNFNPFETVQQIVVQQAGYYGVEYKEAIERSEKYLKQLDLWEKRNERARMLSGGMKRRLMIARALMHEPKLLILDEPTAGVDIELRRSMWGFLKDLNDKGTTIILTTHYLEEAEMLCRNIGIIQHGELVENTSMKNLLSKLKSETFILDLAAKSALPKLEGYNYRLVDTSTLEVEVLREQGINSVFSQLSAQGIQVLSMRNKANRLEELFVSLVHEKQGDKA from the coding sequence ATGGCAATTGCACTGGAGCTTGAGCAGCTTAAAAAAACCTATCCGGGCGGCGTTCAGGCGCTACGCGGGATAGATCTCAAAGTAGAGGCGGGGGATTTCTATGCGCTTCTTGGACCGAACGGGGCGGGGAAATCCACCACGATCGGCATTATCAGTTCGCTGGTGAACAAAACCTCAGGTCGCGTGAGCGTCTTTGGCTACGATCTGCAGAAAGATGTAGTCAACGCCAAGCGCCAGCTGGGGCTGGTGCCGCAGGAGTTCAACTTCAACCCGTTTGAGACGGTACAGCAGATTGTCGTTCAGCAGGCGGGTTACTACGGCGTTGAGTATAAAGAGGCGATTGAGCGTAGCGAAAAATACCTTAAACAGCTCGATTTGTGGGAAAAGCGTAACGAACGCGCGCGCATGTTATCCGGTGGGATGAAACGCCGCCTGATGATTGCCCGCGCGTTGATGCACGAGCCAAAGCTGCTGATCCTCGATGAACCGACCGCGGGCGTGGATATCGAACTGCGCCGGTCCATGTGGGGCTTCCTGAAGGATCTGAATGATAAAGGCACGACCATCATCCTGACGACGCACTATCTCGAAGAAGCAGAGATGCTGTGCCGTAACATCGGCATCATTCAGCACGGTGAACTGGTGGAAAACACCTCGATGAAAAATCTGCTCTCCAAGCTGAAATCAGAAACCTTCATCCTCGACCTGGCGGCGAAAAGCGCGCTGCCGAAACTGGAAGGGTATAACTATCGTCTGGTGGATACCTCGACGCTGGAAGTGGAAGTGCTGCGCGAGCAGGGCATCAACAGCGTCTTCTCACAGTTGAGCGCGCAGGGCATTCAGGTATTGAGTATGCGCAACAAAGCGAACCGACTGGAAGAGCTGTTTGTCTCTCTGGTGCATGAAAAACAAGGAGACAAGGCATGA
- a CDS encoding fimbrial protein yields MKFKSTFIALSLSGLLFSGMASAAITGTSSVEMTIKTKVVSGTCTAKVLNDAGTESSEIAFGEVFKSDLVNKTRVKPLKIAFSNCSGVAKATVAAAKGAGGECSGTGKNGDSYSGGLATGFEIWSGVVDTGLLMSCNIPPAAQEVTISNGTGEFLMNSRIVVGQGQSITDVGTGAVSAPVTFTIAYQ; encoded by the coding sequence ATGAAATTTAAATCCACTTTTATCGCCCTGTCCCTTTCCGGCCTTCTGTTCTCTGGAATGGCAAGTGCAGCAATTACAGGTACCAGCAGCGTCGAGATGACGATTAAAACCAAGGTCGTATCAGGCACATGTACGGCAAAAGTGCTTAACGATGCAGGTACTGAATCCAGTGAAATTGCATTTGGCGAAGTATTCAAATCCGATCTGGTGAACAAAACTCGCGTTAAGCCGCTCAAAATTGCCTTCTCCAACTGTTCTGGGGTAGCAAAAGCAACGGTAGCTGCCGCTAAAGGCGCCGGCGGAGAATGCAGTGGCACAGGTAAAAACGGCGACTCGTACTCTGGCGGTTTAGCGACAGGCTTTGAGATCTGGTCGGGCGTTGTTGATACCGGTCTGCTGATGAGCTGCAACATTCCTCCTGCAGCACAGGAAGTGACCATTTCCAATGGCACCGGTGAGTTCCTGATGAACTCCCGTATCGTAGTCGGACAGGGTCAAAGCATTACTGATGTTGGCACTGGTGCTGTTTCCGCACCGGTCACGTTTACTATCGCCTATCAATAA
- a CDS encoding fimbrial protein StkG — MKKLFKILAFVTFGISGVSHAAVECRFNSNDPLLIMSPGVQPVITPLPPGTVTSPVQISNAIIMETTPSLRSSCSVGEDTEDVWQLTNSAMLDGEIDGKATFRTNVPGIVYTLAFYPDGKGVTAWFPPSANGQFYLTGDLEHDQEYIVDEKTWHVSMEFWQTNGFQGVPLDQNFLTASSGPIGQILLGRPSGAVSDHPRPMVNMSQMSFSIPLNRPACVLRAPTTVDLGEWSPVEVENGTTSTVAFKITGTCANTAQVMYTLSSTHTTADKTYFTNAVEGEGITAAGGVGVRILSNPGDHYPVKADSWKIAIAVTDYDGTPPTVLDKTIWAQLVKIGSEPVTVGRFGTTITFNITYE; from the coding sequence ATGAAGAAACTCTTTAAGATATTAGCGTTCGTGACGTTCGGGATTTCTGGCGTCTCGCATGCAGCAGTAGAATGTCGATTTAATAGCAACGATCCGTTGTTAATTATGTCTCCAGGCGTACAACCTGTGATCACCCCCTTACCCCCAGGTACGGTAACGTCCCCTGTGCAGATCAGTAACGCCATCATTATGGAGACAACCCCATCATTGAGATCCTCTTGTTCGGTAGGTGAAGACACTGAAGACGTCTGGCAGTTGACTAACAGTGCTATGCTTGATGGGGAGATTGATGGAAAAGCCACTTTTAGGACTAACGTCCCTGGGATTGTTTATACCCTGGCATTTTATCCGGATGGTAAGGGTGTAACGGCCTGGTTTCCACCCTCTGCAAATGGACAGTTTTACCTTACCGGCGATCTCGAACACGATCAGGAATATATTGTCGATGAGAAAACCTGGCATGTCAGCATGGAGTTCTGGCAGACCAATGGCTTTCAGGGTGTGCCCCTCGATCAAAACTTCTTGACCGCAAGTAGCGGCCCAATTGGCCAAATTCTTCTTGGTAGACCGAGTGGCGCAGTTAGCGATCATCCACGGCCCATGGTAAATATGTCCCAGATGTCATTCAGCATTCCCTTAAACCGTCCAGCATGCGTACTGCGCGCCCCGACAACGGTGGATCTGGGAGAATGGAGCCCTGTAGAAGTCGAGAATGGTACAACCAGTACAGTGGCGTTTAAGATTACGGGTACATGCGCGAACACAGCACAAGTTATGTATACGTTATCTTCCACGCATACCACCGCTGATAAGACATATTTTACTAACGCCGTTGAGGGAGAGGGTATAACCGCGGCAGGAGGCGTCGGCGTCAGGATTTTGAGTAACCCGGGAGACCACTACCCCGTGAAAGCAGATAGCTGGAAAATTGCTATTGCTGTAACCGATTATGACGGTACCCCGCCTACCGTTCTGGACAAAACCATTTGGGCTCAACTGGTTAAGATCGGCAGCGAACCCGTTACCGTAGGCCGTTTCGGTACCACGATTACCTTCAACATAACCTACGAATAA
- a CDS encoding PTS sugar transporter subunit IIA codes for MLGWVITCHDEHAQDMLDKLEAKFGPLTQCRAVNYWRGLSTNMLSRMMCDALHETDTGDGVIFLTDKSGAAPYRSAALLSHKHENCEVISGISYALLEAMYPLRETLSSAEFRNTLVDMHVPGVSSLWHQQQKNPPFVLLHDLYKH; via the coding sequence ATGCTGGGATGGGTTATCACCTGCCACGATGAACACGCGCAGGATATGCTGGATAAGCTTGAAGCTAAATTTGGTCCGCTGACGCAGTGCCGAGCGGTGAATTACTGGCGTGGTTTAAGCACCAACATGCTCAGCCGCATGATGTGCGATGCGCTGCATGAAACTGACACGGGCGATGGCGTGATCTTTCTGACCGATAAATCCGGCGCGGCGCCTTATCGTTCCGCCGCGCTGTTAAGCCACAAGCACGAAAACTGCGAAGTCATTTCCGGCATCAGCTATGCGCTGCTGGAAGCGATGTACCCGCTGCGTGAGACGCTGAGCAGCGCCGAATTTCGCAATACGCTCGTTGATATGCATGTCCCAGGCGTAAGCAGTCTGTGGCATCAGCAGCAGAAAAATCCTCCCTTTGTCCTGCTTCACGATCTGTATAAGCATTAA
- a CDS encoding polysaccharide deacetylase family protein, whose translation MLMRVVFLLLLLISGGASATLISQQGLPARYMQTTEDAAIWAQVGNDVVNVGNVRAGQILAVVPTSADYYEFRFGFGTGFIDKGHLEEVQGKQRVEDSLGDLNKPLSNQNLITWKDTPVYNAPSSGSAPFGTMSANLRYPILNKLKDRLNQTWFQIRIGNRLAWISSLDAQEDNGLPVLTYHHILRDEENTRFRHTSTTTSVRAFNNQMAWLRDQGYATLTMYQLEGYVRNKMNLPAKAVVITFDDGLKSVSRYAYPVLKEYGFNATAFIISSRIKGHAQKWDPKSLQFMSVQEIKSIQDVFDIQSHTHFLHRVDGYKHPILLSRSYHVILFDFERSRRALAQFNPRVLYLSYPFGGYDNKAIKAANDAGFHLAVTTVKGKVKPGDNPFLLKRLYILRTDSLETMSRLISNQPQG comes from the coding sequence ATGCTCATGCGCGTTGTTTTCCTGCTGTTGCTGCTGATATCCGGCGGCGCATCTGCCACTCTGATCAGTCAGCAAGGGCTTCCCGCCCGATATATGCAAACTACCGAAGATGCGGCCATCTGGGCGCAGGTGGGTAACGATGTGGTCAACGTCGGTAACGTCCGCGCCGGGCAGATCCTGGCCGTGGTTCCGACTTCCGCAGATTACTATGAATTCCGCTTTGGGTTTGGAACCGGGTTTATCGATAAAGGCCATCTGGAAGAGGTACAAGGTAAACAGCGTGTTGAAGACAGCCTGGGCGATCTGAACAAGCCGCTCAGTAACCAAAACCTGATTACCTGGAAAGACACGCCGGTGTATAACGCCCCCAGCAGCGGAAGCGCGCCCTTCGGCACGATGAGCGCCAATCTTCGCTATCCAATTTTGAACAAACTGAAAGACCGTCTGAATCAGACATGGTTCCAGATCCGCATCGGCAACCGTCTGGCGTGGATCAGTAGTCTGGATGCGCAGGAAGATAACGGCCTTCCGGTCCTGACCTACCATCATATCCTGCGTGATGAAGAGAACACACGCTTCCGTCATACATCCACGACGACCAGCGTACGCGCGTTCAACAACCAGATGGCCTGGCTACGCGATCAAGGCTATGCCACGCTGACGATGTATCAGCTTGAAGGGTATGTGCGTAACAAGATGAATCTGCCCGCGAAGGCGGTGGTGATCACCTTTGATGATGGCCTGAAATCGGTCAGCCGCTATGCGTACCCTGTTCTGAAAGAATATGGCTTTAACGCCACGGCGTTTATCATATCGTCACGTATTAAAGGCCACGCGCAGAAGTGGGACCCCAAATCACTGCAGTTTATGAGCGTCCAGGAGATCAAGAGTATCCAGGATGTCTTTGACATTCAGTCTCACACCCACTTTCTGCATCGTGTTGATGGGTATAAACACCCCATCTTATTGAGCCGCAGCTATCATGTGATCCTGTTTGATTTTGAACGCTCCCGCCGCGCGCTGGCGCAGTTCAACCCGCGGGTGCTTTATCTGTCGTATCCTTTTGGTGGCTATGACAATAAAGCGATAAAAGCGGCAAACGACGCCGGTTTCCATCTGGCGGTGACCACGGTAAAAGGCAAGGTGAAGCCGGGGGATAATCCGTTCTTACTGAAGCGTTTGTATATCTTAAGAACGGATTCGCTGGAGACAATGTCGCGGCTGATCAGCAATCAGCCGCAGGGGTAG
- a CDS encoding outer membrane usher protein gives MLFKRSLLCLAISAALPFYACAENTTSAEELPDNEEAIEFNEQFLLNGSSNVDINRFAHGNPILPGIYRTNINLNGKLKSTVEVTFKDNGTPRATPCITKLLLTQSGVDTSALAEEAVDDTTCINVKKTFPGSSISYESSTQTLDLNFAQIYVLKRPAGYVDPSLWDNGIPAALLSYDMNAWHSEGNGNTSESAYLNLRYGLNMGPWRLRSRGNFNWDKDNGTKYNSQDIYLQRDITPLSAQFVIGDSYTRGEAFNSLSLRGTRMYSDDRMLPMGSTGYAPVIRGVANSNAKVSVTQSGNKIYETSVPPGSFEINDLSTTGYGNDLEVTIEEADGSKRSFTVPFSSVTQMLRPGATRWDVGVGELNDDSLLDTPKIGYGTFYYGLNNTFTGYIGAQYSDMDFYAGILGLAMNTSIGAFAADVTQSHADIEGLDTLSGQSYRLTFSKMIEATNTSLNVAAYRFSTEDYLSLNDAAQLQDSIKRQKYSNRSYDTNQELYADYQRTKNQVQLSLNQPLNSGENNYGSLFVSGTWEDYWNATGSTSNYNIGYNNSFTYGSYSLSFQRTYDQYGTKDDSVYLSLSIPFNVFSHGGSRSGGFSNVNMGLRSDLKGGTSFNTSAGGNTQDNKVSYSVNAASNGGNYGNLNQISGYGSLNSAYGPLSLSASFADDNSKQYSASYSGGMVVHSGGVAFAPGSIGDSDSLALVKASGAKGAGIGFGSSQIGDSGYGIFPYMSAYRENRVYLDISTLENDVEIKNTSEVKVPRSGAVVLVNFETDEGRSIILELQRTDKGFIPLGADVLNEKNESVGTVGQAGQAYIRGVDDRGVLHVVWGNNKDSQCDVRYQVLPNAQKVGLTTVLHNQQCQM, from the coding sequence ATGTTATTTAAACGTTCTCTCTTATGCCTTGCTATAAGCGCAGCATTACCTTTTTATGCTTGTGCAGAAAATACCACTTCAGCTGAAGAGTTACCTGATAATGAAGAAGCCATTGAGTTTAACGAACAGTTTCTTCTGAACGGTAGCTCAAATGTTGATATTAACCGTTTCGCTCATGGCAACCCGATCCTGCCAGGCATTTATCGCACCAATATCAACCTGAACGGTAAATTAAAATCAACAGTGGAAGTGACGTTTAAAGATAACGGCACCCCTCGCGCAACGCCATGCATAACCAAACTGCTGCTGACGCAGTCGGGTGTCGACACCAGCGCACTCGCTGAAGAAGCGGTAGATGACACAACCTGCATCAATGTTAAAAAGACGTTCCCCGGCTCCTCAATAAGCTATGAAAGCAGTACGCAGACGTTGGATCTCAATTTTGCGCAGATCTATGTCCTGAAACGTCCGGCGGGTTATGTCGACCCCTCACTGTGGGATAACGGCATTCCGGCCGCCTTGCTCTCTTATGACATGAACGCCTGGCATAGCGAAGGCAACGGCAATACCTCGGAAAGCGCCTATCTGAATTTACGCTACGGGCTCAATATGGGGCCCTGGCGCTTGCGTTCCCGCGGAAACTTCAACTGGGACAAAGATAACGGTACGAAATATAACAGCCAGGATATCTATTTGCAGCGGGATATAACTCCGCTCAGCGCACAGTTCGTCATCGGTGACTCCTATACGCGCGGCGAAGCCTTTAACTCGTTGAGTTTGCGCGGTACGCGTATGTACAGCGATGACCGCATGTTGCCGATGGGGTCGACAGGCTACGCGCCAGTAATCCGAGGGGTGGCGAACAGCAATGCCAAAGTTAGCGTCACTCAAAGTGGTAATAAGATTTACGAAACATCCGTACCACCGGGATCGTTTGAAATCAATGACCTGAGCACAACGGGTTATGGTAATGACTTAGAGGTAACGATTGAAGAAGCTGATGGCAGCAAACGTTCCTTTACCGTTCCTTTTTCATCCGTTACCCAGATGCTCCGTCCGGGGGCAACGCGCTGGGATGTGGGCGTAGGCGAACTTAACGACGATTCCCTGCTGGATACGCCGAAAATCGGTTATGGCACGTTTTACTATGGCCTGAATAACACCTTTACAGGCTATATCGGCGCGCAATACAGCGATATGGATTTTTACGCGGGCATTTTAGGCCTGGCGATGAACACCTCGATCGGTGCGTTTGCAGCCGATGTCACGCAATCCCATGCTGATATTGAGGGTCTTGACACGCTTAGCGGTCAAAGTTATCGCCTGACCTTCAGTAAAATGATTGAAGCGACAAATACGTCCCTTAACGTTGCGGCCTATCGCTTCTCGACGGAGGATTACCTCAGCCTTAACGATGCGGCACAACTCCAGGACAGTATCAAGCGGCAGAAATATTCTAACCGCAGCTATGATACCAACCAAGAACTCTATGCAGACTATCAACGAACCAAAAACCAGGTTCAGTTAAGTCTCAACCAGCCGCTGAATTCTGGAGAGAATAACTATGGTTCTCTGTTCGTAAGCGGTACATGGGAAGACTACTGGAACGCCACAGGATCAACGTCCAACTACAACATTGGATATAACAATAGCTTCACCTATGGCAGTTACAGCCTGTCATTCCAGCGAACGTATGACCAGTATGGAACAAAAGACGACAGCGTATATTTAAGTCTGAGTATTCCATTCAACGTGTTTTCACATGGCGGTTCGCGTTCAGGCGGTTTTTCTAACGTTAATATGGGCTTACGTTCCGATCTTAAAGGCGGCACGAGCTTTAATACTTCCGCGGGCGGCAACACACAAGATAATAAGGTTAGCTATTCCGTCAATGCCGCATCAAACGGAGGCAATTATGGCAACCTGAACCAGATAAGCGGTTATGGCTCACTGAACAGCGCCTACGGTCCTCTTAGTTTATCCGCCTCCTTCGCAGACGACAACAGCAAGCAGTATTCCGCCTCTTATAGCGGGGGAATGGTAGTGCATTCAGGGGGCGTCGCATTTGCGCCAGGCAGCATCGGGGACAGCGACTCACTGGCATTGGTCAAAGCCAGCGGAGCGAAAGGCGCAGGTATTGGTTTCGGCAGTAGCCAAATTGGTGATTCTGGCTACGGTATTTTCCCTTATATGTCGGCTTATCGTGAAAACCGCGTTTATCTGGATATTAGCACGCTGGAAAATGACGTTGAAATAAAGAACACCAGTGAAGTTAAGGTGCCTCGTAGCGGCGCTGTCGTGCTGGTTAATTTTGAAACGGACGAAGGTCGTTCAATAATATTAGAACTCCAGCGAACCGATAAAGGGTTTATTCCTTTGGGTGCCGATGTATTAAATGAAAAAAATGAATCTGTCGGTACCGTCGGTCAGGCCGGACAAGCCTATATCCGTGGCGTCGATGATCGGGGTGTACTGCATGTGGTCTGGGGAAATAATAAAGACAGTCAATGTGACGTCCGCTATCAGGTTTTACCAAATGCTCAAAAAGTAGGACTTACAACGGTACTTCATAATCAACAGTGCCAAATGTAA
- a CDS encoding fimbrial protein: MKKNLNLSAFAMVMLALSGSALAEESTTLDVNFTANIRETTCDMKLAGGTGSDSQQTLTIGNNGQVRLDDIKAGNANATFKIMIVECPASLKSLKTTIRGTQDTNLLSGLANQIQKASGGAEYAAVQIARASTPSAPFTPNSTVDAERLVWSTTEIQNKEVSLVAKMRETRTDNMTLGDFQAVATFEFSYE; this comes from the coding sequence ATGAAAAAAAATCTTAACCTGTCAGCATTTGCCATGGTGATGCTGGCGTTATCAGGTTCAGCGTTAGCCGAAGAAAGCACCACTCTGGATGTGAACTTCACCGCCAATATTCGCGAAACCACCTGTGATATGAAACTGGCTGGTGGTACGGGTTCCGACTCGCAGCAAACGCTGACCATTGGTAACAATGGCCAGGTGCGTCTCGACGATATCAAAGCGGGTAATGCAAATGCCACTTTCAAAATCATGATCGTTGAGTGCCCCGCATCGCTGAAATCACTGAAAACCACAATTAGAGGAACACAAGACACGAATTTGCTCTCAGGCCTTGCTAACCAGATACAAAAAGCCAGCGGAGGTGCAGAGTACGCTGCGGTTCAAATCGCCAGAGCTAGCACCCCAAGTGCTCCATTCACCCCTAACTCTACCGTGGATGCGGAGCGCCTGGTCTGGAGTACAACAGAAATCCAGAATAAAGAAGTTTCTTTGGTAGCCAAAATGCGTGAAACCAGAACAGACAACATGACGCTGGGTGATTTTCAGGCTGTGGCGACTTTTGAATTTAGCTACGAGTAA
- a CDS encoding fimbrial chaperone → MSHLVVSKGLKAALLVTAFLSASNACADIVISGTRIVYPQSTKDVVVNLDNHGNKPLLVQTWLDDGRVDVNPQELKLPFIITPPVSRIDPKKGQSVRITYTGTPLPQDRESLFWFNVLEIPPKSKNADKESLNQLQLAFRTRIKFFFRPDGLKGTPGDAAKNLNWTQKKEGNTVKLIAHNNSPYNVSVSKVTIKSGPKTYEVEHQAVKPFSDTTMTVKGLASTANGNVQYEAINDYGGTDDFEAAIK, encoded by the coding sequence ATGTCTCATTTAGTAGTCAGTAAAGGCTTAAAAGCCGCATTGCTCGTCACTGCTTTTTTGTCCGCGTCAAATGCATGCGCGGATATTGTTATTTCCGGCACGCGTATCGTATATCCGCAATCAACTAAAGATGTTGTGGTGAATCTCGATAACCACGGTAATAAACCTCTTTTAGTGCAAACATGGCTTGATGATGGCCGCGTTGACGTCAACCCGCAGGAGTTAAAGCTCCCTTTTATTATTACCCCGCCGGTATCACGCATTGACCCGAAAAAAGGCCAGTCCGTACGTATCACCTACACAGGCACGCCATTACCGCAGGATCGTGAATCGCTTTTCTGGTTCAATGTTCTGGAAATTCCGCCAAAATCTAAAAACGCGGATAAAGAGAGCCTTAATCAGCTCCAACTCGCATTCCGAACCCGAATTAAGTTCTTCTTCCGTCCTGACGGATTAAAAGGCACGCCCGGCGATGCCGCGAAAAATTTAAACTGGACGCAGAAGAAAGAAGGAAATACGGTTAAGCTCATCGCGCACAATAACTCACCGTATAACGTCTCTGTTTCTAAAGTAACCATTAAATCCGGCCCAAAAACATATGAGGTTGAGCATCAGGCGGTGAAACCGTTTAGCGACACCACAATGACGGTAAAAGGTTTAGCATCCACAGCAAATGGCAACGTGCAGTATGAAGCCATAAATGACTATGGCGGAACAGACGATTTCGAAGCCGCAATTAAATAA
- a CDS encoding fimbrial-like protein: MQQSPFTLHQPGLMLLIGLAGSTLPGICQAGSGMDVNLTANIVNNTCQLSVENGGEIYLPTVTRDWFYNSDKSDRLTPTDDVAGTPFTIHVNNCYASGGESTGISQLKFSFAPQNGFWSDQKQVFKNEATAGAAENVGIVIFSDKYKTNVLKTDGTSNVIYDVSGSSESYIKDYGFYARYQNAGTITSGTVISSVLVNVSYE; the protein is encoded by the coding sequence ATGCAACAATCACCGTTTACTTTACACCAGCCCGGTCTGATGTTGCTTATCGGTCTGGCTGGTAGCACTCTGCCTGGCATATGCCAGGCAGGTTCAGGTATGGATGTAAACCTGACGGCAAACATTGTTAATAACACATGCCAGCTCAGCGTCGAAAACGGCGGGGAGATCTACCTGCCAACCGTGACCCGAGACTGGTTTTATAATAGCGATAAAAGCGACCGTTTAACGCCGACCGATGATGTAGCAGGCACGCCCTTCACTATTCATGTAAATAACTGCTACGCGAGCGGTGGAGAAAGCACAGGTATTAGCCAACTAAAATTCAGTTTTGCACCGCAGAATGGTTTCTGGAGTGACCAAAAGCAGGTGTTTAAAAACGAAGCCACAGCCGGTGCGGCTGAAAATGTGGGTATCGTTATTTTCTCTGATAAATACAAAACCAATGTTTTGAAAACTGACGGAACGTCTAACGTTATTTACGATGTCAGTGGAAGTAGCGAGAGTTATATAAAGGATTATGGGTTTTACGCACGTTACCAGAACGCTGGCACTATCACCAGCGGCACTGTAATAAGTAGCGTTCTGGTCAATGTGAGCTACGAATAA